A genomic segment from Vagococcus zengguangii encodes:
- a CDS encoding cytochrome ubiquinol oxidase subunit I: MDILTLARIQFGMTTVFHFLFVPLSIGLGLAVAIMETLYVIKKDEIYKDMTKFWGKIFLLSFAVGVVTGIIQEFQFGMNWSEYSRFMGDIFGAPLAVEALLAFFLESTFIGLWAFTWDKVKPRTHAIFMWLVAIGSALSALWILAANSFMQHPVSYTINPETNRAEMDSFFGLLQNPQLWLEFPHVILGAFTTGAFVIVGISAMNLRKKRNIEFNRKSMKLGAILGTIFAIATMGVGHQQMIALATDQPMKFAAMEAMYDDLEDGSWTAVAFPDTENKDAGFEIKVPKLMSLLMGDDGNTTYKGMNTLDKELVEKYKGEHDIASFYVPVKTLFWSFRFMAGFGSVMAIVGLLVLFFLRNDKIMNMGWALFGTSLMALAPFIANTSGWLITELGRFPWTVYGLFTIADSVSPNVTANQLLFSNIVYFLLFALMGTVLVKMILRENKKGPYYVDPDAANNEIDPLAKEEF, translated from the coding sequence ATGGATATTTTGACATTAGCAAGAATCCAGTTCGGAATGACCACTGTATTCCACTTTTTATTTGTGCCATTATCAATTGGTCTAGGTCTGGCAGTTGCTATTATGGAAACACTATATGTTATCAAAAAAGACGAAATTTACAAAGACATGACCAAATTCTGGGGTAAGATTTTCTTACTAAGTTTTGCAGTCGGTGTCGTAACAGGTATTATCCAAGAATTCCAATTTGGGATGAACTGGTCTGAATACTCACGATTCATGGGAGATATCTTCGGTGCACCACTTGCCGTTGAAGCGTTATTAGCGTTCTTCTTAGAATCAACTTTTATTGGTTTATGGGCGTTTACTTGGGATAAAGTAAAACCAAGAACCCATGCAATTTTCATGTGGTTAGTAGCGATTGGTTCTGCGCTTTCGGCGTTATGGATTTTAGCAGCTAACTCATTCATGCAACATCCAGTAAGTTACACCATCAATCCAGAAACAAACCGTGCGGAAATGGATAGCTTCTTCGGATTATTACAAAATCCACAATTATGGTTAGAATTCCCACACGTTATCTTAGGTGCTTTCACAACAGGTGCATTTGTTATCGTCGGAATTTCAGCGATGAACTTACGTAAAAAACGTAACATTGAATTTAACCGTAAATCAATGAAGTTGGGTGCTATCTTAGGAACAATCTTCGCAATTGCAACAATGGGTGTTGGTCACCAACAAATGATCGCTTTAGCAACCGATCAACCAATGAAATTTGCTGCAATGGAAGCAATGTATGATGATTTAGAAGATGGTTCTTGGACAGCAGTTGCTTTCCCAGATACTGAAAATAAAGATGCCGGTTTTGAAATTAAAGTGCCTAAATTAATGAGTTTATTAATGGGTGACGACGGCAACACAACGTATAAAGGGATGAATACCCTTGATAAAGAATTAGTGGAAAAATATAAAGGTGAACACGATATTGCAAGTTTCTACGTGCCAGTTAAGACCTTATTCTGGAGCTTCCGCTTCATGGCAGGTTTTGGTTCTGTGATGGCGATTGTTGGTTTACTAGTTTTATTCTTCTTACGTAATGATAAAATCATGAATATGGGTTGGGCGCTATTCGGTACAAGCTTGATGGCATTGGCACCATTTATCGCTAATACTTCAGGTTGGTTAATTACTGAATTAGGTCGTTTCCCATGGACTGTTTATGGTTTATTCACTATCGCTGATAGCGTATCTCCAAACGTGACAGCTAACCAATTATTATTCAGTAACATTGTTTACTTCTTATTATTTGCATTAATGGGAACAGTTTTAGTTAAAATGATCTTACGTGAAAACAAAAAAGGTCCTTACTATGTGGATCCAGATGCAGCAAATAACGAAATCGATCCTTTAGCAAAGGAGGAATTCTAA
- the cydB gene encoding cytochrome d ubiquinol oxidase subunit II, with translation MIAGLEPLHFIWFLLICVLFVGFFFLEGFDFGVGLATRLLAKDEKERDTVVQTIGPVWDSNEVWLITAGGAMFASFPHWYATLFSGYYIPLFLILVGLIVRGVSFEFAAHSETKKEKNFWQWMLFVGSLIVPFMFGMIFTSMIQGMPIDENFNIFAKFGDYVNLMSIVGGVAVTLICFIHGLNYIRLKVEGDLRVRAEKLSQKLYPVLFVGLVVFAVLVYRNTDFIERRPVSTIAILAVIVAAAVAAYYGALKGKETLSFLSTGAVLAGIVVLIFNGIFPYVMIGDVAANSIKISEAASTLYTLKTMTIVTACILPFVLAYLSWSYYIFRKRIKVGEGNEHY, from the coding sequence ATGATAGCAGGTTTAGAACCGTTACACTTTATCTGGTTTTTATTAATTTGTGTGTTATTCGTAGGCTTCTTCTTCTTAGAAGGCTTCGACTTTGGTGTTGGGCTAGCAACGCGTTTGTTAGCTAAAGATGAAAAAGAACGTGATACAGTTGTTCAAACAATTGGACCTGTTTGGGATTCCAATGAGGTTTGGTTAATTACGGCAGGTGGGGCGATGTTCGCTTCATTCCCACACTGGTATGCAACATTATTTAGTGGTTACTATATTCCATTATTCTTGATTTTAGTTGGTTTGATCGTACGTGGCGTGTCATTTGAATTCGCTGCTCATTCAGAAACTAAAAAAGAGAAAAACTTCTGGCAATGGATGTTATTTGTAGGTAGTTTAATTGTGCCATTCATGTTTGGTATGATCTTTACAAGTATGATTCAAGGGATGCCAATTGATGAAAACTTTAACATCTTCGCTAAATTTGGTGACTATGTTAACTTAATGTCAATCGTTGGTGGTGTGGCTGTAACATTAATTTGTTTCATCCATGGCTTAAACTATATCCGTCTTAAAGTTGAAGGCGACTTACGCGTGCGTGCTGAAAAATTATCTCAAAAATTATACCCAGTATTATTTGTGGGATTAGTAGTTTTTGCCGTCTTAGTTTATAGAAATACGGACTTCATTGAGCGTCGTCCTGTTTCAACGATTGCTATTTTAGCCGTTATCGTAGCAGCTGCTGTGGCCGCATACTATGGTGCGTTAAAAGGTAAAGAAACATTATCGTTTCTTTCAACAGGTGCTGTCTTAGCAGGTATCGTCGTGTTAATCTTCAATGGAATTTTCCCATATGTGATGATTGGCGATGTCGCAGCTAACAGCATCAAAATCAGTGAAGCAGCGAGCACATTATATACATTGAAAACAATGACGATTGTGACAGCATGTATCTTGCCATTTGTGTTAGCGTATCTTTCATGGTCATACTATATCTTCCGCAAACGTATTAAAGTTGGCGAAGGTAATGAGCATTATTAA
- the cydD gene encoding thiol reductant ABC exporter subunit CydD yields MIDKNIFKFEKIRPVFVGLAAYSILQALLIIGQAYFLSKSITNVWSGETVRAQFVNIGIFFGCFMMRQLINFIKDKVLDKYAYEQSRKVRQQLMKKVFSLGPNFVQREGSGNMVTMAIEGISQIENYLTIILPKITNMMIVPWIIALFVFFQNKRSAIILVLVFPVIIIFMIVLGYAARSKADKQYEGFQRLSNHYLDTLRGLETLNLLGLGKRYAKNVFKVSEDYRKATMSTLKIAILSTFALDFFSTLSIALIALLLGIDLIEQRIVLLPALTTLILAPDFFLPVRDFANDYHATLDGGNTLKQIFGILNEEEEGITDNLSLTDWNASSNLTLQNVNVKYASTKDKNTLADINFEWQGYGKIGVVGLSGSGKSTLIKLLGGFLQPADYDKIAVNEHEMKGFREVSWQRQLFYIPQDPYIFHASLAENIKFYVPEASEAEVALAIEQAGLKEVAAELPNGLATIIGEGGHVLSGGQMQRVALARAFLDKNRHILLFDEPTAHLDIETEAELKETILPMFDNKLVFFATHRLHWMREMDYILVMDKGQIVESGTYEELIAKDGAYKQFVNEVTGGGEHV; encoded by the coding sequence ATGATAGATAAGAATATTTTCAAATTTGAAAAGATTCGACCTGTGTTCGTAGGGCTTGCAGCGTATAGTATACTGCAAGCTCTTTTAATTATCGGCCAGGCGTATTTTTTATCGAAAAGTATTACTAATGTGTGGTCTGGTGAAACCGTCCGCGCACAGTTCGTTAATATTGGGATTTTCTTTGGTTGTTTCATGATGCGTCAACTAATCAACTTTATTAAAGACAAAGTTTTAGATAAGTATGCGTATGAGCAATCAAGAAAAGTTCGTCAACAATTAATGAAAAAAGTTTTCTCACTTGGACCAAATTTTGTCCAACGTGAAGGGTCAGGGAATATGGTCACAATGGCAATTGAAGGGATTAGTCAAATTGAGAATTATTTGACGATTATTTTACCTAAAATCACCAACATGATGATTGTTCCTTGGATTATTGCGTTATTTGTCTTTTTCCAAAATAAACGCTCAGCGATTATTTTAGTCCTAGTCTTCCCGGTGATTATCATTTTCATGATTGTCTTGGGATACGCGGCGAGAAGTAAGGCTGACAAGCAATATGAAGGGTTCCAACGTTTAAGTAATCACTATTTAGATACCTTACGTGGTTTAGAAACATTGAACTTGTTAGGTCTTGGTAAACGTTATGCTAAGAATGTGTTCAAAGTAAGCGAAGATTATCGTAAAGCAACGATGAGTACGTTAAAAATTGCGATTCTTTCAACGTTTGCGTTAGATTTCTTCTCAACTCTATCCATCGCTTTAATTGCGCTGTTATTGGGAATTGATTTGATTGAACAACGTATCGTGTTATTACCAGCTTTAACGACGTTAATTTTAGCACCAGATTTCTTCTTGCCAGTCCGAGATTTTGCTAATGACTATCACGCAACACTTGATGGTGGGAATACTTTAAAACAAATTTTTGGTATTTTAAATGAGGAAGAAGAAGGTATTACAGACAACTTATCGTTGACAGACTGGAATGCCTCATCTAACTTAACATTACAAAATGTTAACGTGAAATATGCTAGCACTAAAGATAAAAACACGTTAGCTGATATTAACTTTGAGTGGCAAGGTTATGGGAAAATTGGGGTGGTAGGTTTATCTGGTTCAGGAAAATCAACGCTAATCAAACTATTAGGTGGTTTCTTACAACCGGCTGACTATGACAAAATTGCGGTCAATGAGCATGAAATGAAAGGTTTCCGTGAAGTGTCATGGCAACGTCAATTGTTCTATATTCCGCAAGATCCGTATATTTTCCATGCAAGTTTAGCAGAGAATATTAAATTCTATGTGCCTGAAGCAAGCGAAGCAGAAGTTGCTTTAGCGATTGAGCAAGCGGGTCTTAAAGAAGTTGCGGCAGAATTGCCCAACGGATTAGCCACAATCATTGGTGAAGGTGGCCACGTCTTAAGTGGTGGGCAAATGCAACGTGTCGCTTTAGCACGCGCCTTTCTAGACAAAAACCGTCACATTTTACTGTTTGATGAGCCTACTGCACATTTAGATATTGAAACAGAAGCAGAATTAAAAGAAACAATTCTACCAATGTTTGACAATAAATTAGTCTTTTTTGCAACGCACCGTCTACACTGGATGCGTGAAATGGATTATATTTTAGTCATGGATAAAGGTCAAATTGTTGAAAGTGGCACGTACGAGGAGTTAATTGCCAAAGATGGCGCTTATAAACAATTCGTCAACGAAGTAACAGGAGGTGGCGAACATGTCTAA
- the cydC gene encoding thiol reductant ABC exporter subunit CydC, whose product MSKTTPKRLLLSKEDTWIRPYFKKYKKLLALVLFLGLLTFFSASALMFTSGFLISRSAAIGVFNATLPAKPENIMKVYVASVLTRLFGISRPAFRYFERLGSHNWVLKMTSDIRLRLYNSLETRAAKAKQNYQTGDIMGILAEDIEHIQNLYLRTIFPTLIGLAMYVLVIIALGLFSVPFALFAALMFGVITILIPLVSVAVNQARIYRRKAKRHELYTELTDSILGVGDWQYSGRQAEFLERYNQSEASVREEEAALNKHTRLRNVLIQFIYGVLIIGLFIWAGTYFAPDQLNWVGAFVLAAFPLMDAFNPIANGVTEMPLYEDSAQRLHQLPNPDEEALKEKHVLEQLPTTGALSFKDVVFHYPDSNKLVVNHFDLEVPSGEVLAVLGKSGTGKTTLSKILRGDLLATSGEITIDGVDVSLIGDDMSKVIGVLNQAPHIFDTTIFNNVRMGNMAASDEEVIQAIYQAGLGPVVDELPNGVHTFVEEGGKRFSGGERQRIALARILLQNVPVVIIDEPTIGLDPITERALLETVFEVLKGKTVFWITHHLVSIQHADRVIFMEDGQVKMDGTPQELKATNEHFKYLLSLDDA is encoded by the coding sequence ATGTCTAAAACGACACCAAAACGTTTACTTTTATCAAAAGAAGATACATGGATTCGTCCGTATTTTAAAAAGTATAAAAAATTATTAGCATTAGTGTTGTTCTTAGGTTTACTAACGTTTTTCTCAGCGAGTGCCTTGATGTTTACGTCAGGTTTCTTGATTAGTCGTTCGGCAGCTATTGGGGTGTTTAACGCAACTTTACCCGCTAAACCTGAGAATATTATGAAAGTTTATGTGGCCTCTGTTTTGACGCGTTTGTTCGGGATTAGTCGTCCGGCTTTCCGTTATTTTGAACGTTTAGGCAGTCATAACTGGGTCTTAAAAATGACCTCTGATATTCGTTTACGTTTATATAACTCATTAGAAACGCGTGCGGCTAAAGCTAAACAAAATTATCAAACTGGGGATATTATGGGGATTTTAGCTGAAGATATTGAGCATATTCAAAATCTTTACTTGCGAACAATTTTCCCTACTTTAATTGGTTTAGCCATGTATGTCTTAGTGATTATTGCGTTAGGTTTGTTCTCAGTGCCATTTGCGTTATTTGCGGCGTTGATGTTTGGGGTGATTACGATTTTAATTCCGTTAGTGTCTGTGGCGGTTAACCAAGCACGTATTTACCGTCGTAAAGCGAAACGTCATGAATTGTATACAGAATTAACAGATTCTATTTTAGGTGTCGGAGACTGGCAATATAGCGGTCGCCAGGCTGAGTTTCTAGAACGTTATAATCAGAGTGAAGCAAGTGTACGTGAAGAAGAAGCGGCGCTAAATAAACATACCCGTTTGCGCAATGTTTTGATTCAATTTATTTATGGTGTTTTGATCATTGGTTTATTTATTTGGGCAGGGACTTATTTTGCACCTGATCAATTAAACTGGGTAGGAGCATTTGTATTGGCGGCGTTCCCGTTAATGGATGCCTTTAATCCGATTGCTAACGGTGTAACGGAGATGCCACTTTACGAAGATTCAGCGCAACGTCTACATCAATTACCAAATCCTGATGAAGAAGCGTTGAAAGAAAAGCATGTCTTGGAACAGCTACCTACAACAGGAGCGCTATCGTTTAAAGATGTCGTATTCCATTATCCAGATAGTAACAAACTCGTTGTGAATCACTTTGACTTAGAAGTACCATCTGGTGAAGTATTAGCGGTTCTTGGTAAGAGTGGAACGGGAAAAACAACGTTATCAAAAATTCTACGTGGCGACTTATTAGCAACGTCGGGTGAGATTACGATTGATGGTGTTGACGTGAGCTTAATCGGGGACGATATGTCCAAAGTTATCGGTGTCTTGAACCAAGCGCCTCACATTTTTGACACAACGATCTTTAATAATGTTCGAATGGGGAATATGGCGGCGAGTGATGAAGAAGTCATTCAGGCGATTTACCAAGCAGGCTTAGGTCCGGTGGTAGATGAGTTGCCAAATGGTGTCCATACGTTCGTAGAAGAGGGCGGTAAACGTTTCTCAGGTGGCGAACGTCAACGTATTGCGTTAGCACGTATCTTGTTACAAAATGTGCCCGTTGTTATCATTGACGAGCCAACGATTGGTTTAGACCCTATTACTGAGCGTGCCTTATTAGAAACTGTGTTTGAGGTCTTAAAAGGCAAAACAGTTTTTTGGATTACGCACCATTTAGTGTCTATTCAACACGCTGACCGTGTTATCTTTATGGAAGATGGTCAAGTCAAAATGGACGGTACTCCGCAAGAATTAAAAGCTACCAACGAGCACTTTAAGTACTTATTAAGTCTAGATGACGCTTAA
- a CDS encoding CPBP family intramembrane glutamic endopeptidase codes for MKNIISKLWQFGLLIIFFIVYSLPSSLIMLGYEKIGIISVFLVLLAFIGFYLTKTKHQFFPKLFQKKHLFYIIGGYIAIYLSNLLILPLMENDTTSNNEAIYDLATQINPGTLFFILCVLAPIGEELIFRFGIIRLFGDIMNPDDTKKVWFGLIISSVLFCLPHTPDSIPAFFAYTIMGFIMGYIYVKSKRIEVSMALHFINNFLAYLVITFASNLL; via the coding sequence ATGAAGAACATCATCTCCAAATTATGGCAATTTGGGCTATTAATTATTTTTTTCATTGTCTACTCATTACCCAGCTCTCTTATTATGTTAGGCTATGAAAAAATCGGTATTATTAGTGTCTTTTTAGTTTTATTAGCTTTTATCGGTTTTTATTTAACAAAAACAAAGCATCAATTTTTCCCAAAATTATTTCAAAAGAAACATTTATTCTACATTATTGGTGGCTATATCGCTATTTATCTTTCTAACTTGCTGATTCTTCCTCTAATGGAAAATGATACTACTAGCAATAACGAAGCCATTTATGATTTAGCTACACAAATCAATCCGGGTACGTTATTTTTCATTCTATGTGTTTTAGCACCTATTGGCGAAGAGTTAATTTTCCGCTTTGGTATTATTCGTTTATTTGGTGACATCATGAACCCCGATGATACCAAAAAAGTTTGGTTTGGCTTGATTATCAGCTCTGTCCTATTTTGTTTACCACATACACCGGACTCTATTCCGGCATTCTTCGCCTATACTATTATGGGCTTTATCATGGGATATATATATGTCAAATCAAAACGTATCGAAGTGTCGATGGCTTTGCATTTTATCAATAATTTCTTGGCGTACTTAGTAATTACTTTTGCTTCAAACTTACTTTAG
- a CDS encoding polyprenyl synthetase family protein — protein sequence MAIHSIWEKFPELQQELLETQKIMNQEVTIRNKEISRALQSFFANGGKLLRPAFFLLFTKFGEVPSNKRKYQYAAAIEILHAATLVHDDIIDEAPIRRNMETIQSLYGKDIAVYTGDFLFTVYFQLVTQATRDYKVLDFNAKNMRHILIGELDQMHLRHNPEITVKEYLRHVKGKTAQLFQLSCAEGARFAGCSKMTQLRAYRIGHDIGMAFQILDDILDFTADEDVLQKPVLEDIQNGNYTLPLILAMKNNRQAFDILRTKQDLSEEDVKEILENIKRYNGITEAQSMAKRYTDSALKEISKLPNIPAKTVLQEMTQQLLQRDY from the coding sequence ATGGCAATTCACTCCATATGGGAAAAATTTCCAGAACTACAACAAGAATTATTAGAAACACAAAAAATCATGAATCAAGAAGTGACGATTCGAAATAAGGAAATCTCTCGTGCCTTGCAATCTTTCTTTGCCAATGGTGGAAAGCTTTTACGACCAGCCTTTTTCTTACTGTTCACAAAATTTGGAGAAGTCCCTTCTAATAAGAGAAAATACCAATATGCTGCAGCTATTGAAATTTTACATGCAGCAACCTTAGTCCATGATGATATTATCGACGAAGCGCCTATTCGTCGTAACATGGAAACCATTCAATCTCTTTACGGTAAAGATATCGCAGTTTATACTGGTGATTTCTTATTTACCGTTTATTTCCAATTAGTAACACAGGCAACGCGTGACTATAAAGTCTTGGATTTCAATGCAAAAAATATGCGCCATATTTTAATTGGTGAATTAGATCAAATGCATTTGCGTCACAATCCTGAGATTACTGTTAAAGAGTATTTGCGTCATGTCAAAGGTAAGACCGCACAACTATTCCAACTAAGCTGTGCAGAAGGTGCTCGCTTTGCTGGTTGCTCAAAAATGACACAACTACGTGCTTATCGTATTGGCCACGATATCGGGATGGCATTTCAAATTTTAGACGACATTTTAGATTTCACCGCTGATGAAGACGTCTTACAAAAACCAGTGCTCGAGGATATCCAGAATGGTAATTATACGTTACCTTTAATCTTAGCGATGAAAAATAACCGACAAGCATTCGATATTTTAAGAACTAAACAAGATTTATCAGAAGAAGATGTCAAAGAAATATTAGAAAACATTAAACGTTATAACGGGATTACTGAAGCACAATCAATGGCCAAACGCTATACGGACAGTGCCCTAAAAGAAATCAGCAAACTACCAAACATCCCAGCCAAAACCGTCTTACAAGAAATGACCCAACAACTACTACAACGAGATTATTAG
- a CDS encoding LURP-one-related/scramblase family protein yields MGHYYIQENMLVTKQPSVVKDESGKLCYLIVGKWGNQGDVLSLFSVHNERIAYVRQETSQYKHANKFTLYFQNEKIGTFHHLVSLKKDYYFISQLNWLAMGDIPKFQYGIYQFKQPIMKMSKSYLARGNFYDLDISQDELAPVCICIASLLDYWQLNRHKESTPLLAKNKLGWAYKFRSFKD; encoded by the coding sequence ATGGGACATTACTATATCCAAGAAAACATGTTAGTAACGAAGCAACCGAGCGTTGTCAAAGATGAATCAGGGAAATTATGTTACTTAATCGTGGGGAAATGGGGAAATCAAGGAGATGTCCTATCTCTTTTTTCGGTTCACAATGAGCGCATCGCCTATGTGCGACAAGAAACATCTCAATATAAGCACGCCAATAAATTTACGCTATATTTTCAAAATGAAAAAATTGGGACATTCCACCATCTTGTATCCTTAAAAAAAGACTATTATTTTATCAGTCAATTAAATTGGTTGGCGATGGGGGATATTCCAAAATTTCAATATGGCATTTATCAATTCAAACAACCGATTATGAAAATGAGCAAGAGCTATTTAGCTAGAGGAAATTTTTATGATTTAGATATCTCACAGGATGAGTTGGCGCCGGTTTGTATCTGTATTGCCTCCCTTTTAGATTACTGGCAATTAAACCGTCATAAGGAATCTACCCCACTTTTAGCAAAAAACAAATTGGGTTGGGCCTATAAGTTTAGAAGTTTCAAAGACTAG
- a CDS encoding Cof-type HAD-IIB family hydrolase, which produces MIQLIASDMDGTLLGKKMEVHAENIDAIHYAKEKGVKFVIATGRNYAEAITPLKEAGIECPIISANGAQAFDEAGNELFTIEIDKEIAKQIMNALNHDRVYYEICTQNSVYTNSMAQRVENMAIHVAHQIPHLTFKMAVAMASAQLDELPVTPIASYDELINNPEHKILKFIAFSHDEAEVLGPIRQVIETLDDVVVTSSYPNNIEINHHNAQKGIAVKQLADQLNIPLEQVMTIGDNFNDLSMLAIAGVSFAMGNAEQDVKETAKYITDLNTEGGVGKAIKRAIDENL; this is translated from the coding sequence ATGATTCAATTAATCGCATCAGACATGGACGGAACACTTTTAGGAAAAAAAATGGAGGTTCATGCCGAAAATATTGACGCTATCCATTACGCTAAAGAAAAAGGTGTAAAATTTGTAATTGCTACTGGCCGTAATTACGCCGAAGCGATTACGCCACTAAAAGAAGCAGGGATTGAATGCCCGATTATTTCAGCAAATGGTGCACAAGCCTTTGATGAAGCAGGCAACGAGTTATTTACAATCGAAATTGATAAAGAAATAGCCAAACAAATAATGAACGCGCTTAATCACGACCGCGTCTATTATGAAATTTGTACACAAAACAGTGTTTATACTAATAGCATGGCCCAACGTGTAGAAAATATGGCGATTCATGTCGCCCATCAAATTCCCCATTTAACATTTAAAATGGCAGTTGCAATGGCTTCAGCACAACTTGATGAATTACCTGTTACGCCGATTGCGAGCTATGATGAATTAATCAATAATCCTGAGCATAAAATATTAAAATTCATCGCTTTTTCTCACGATGAAGCCGAAGTCTTAGGACCTATTCGACAAGTGATTGAAACCCTAGATGATGTGGTCGTAACTTCATCTTATCCAAATAATATTGAAATCAATCATCATAATGCTCAAAAAGGTATCGCAGTTAAACAACTAGCGGATCAATTAAATATTCCATTAGAACAAGTCATGACGATTGGTGATAACTTTAATGATTTAAGTATGTTAGCCATCGCAGGGGTAAGTTTTGCGATGGGAAATGCCGAGCAAGACGTCAAAGAAACTGCAAAATATATCACTGATTTGAATACTGAAGGCGGCGTAGGTAAAGCCATTAAACGTGCAATCGACGAGAATCTATAG
- a CDS encoding uracil-DNA glycosylase: MELNLDKNWQTVLAEELSQSYFKDLWQFVETSYETQTVYPPKTEIFSAFNLVPFDKVRVVILGQDPYHGENQAHGLSFSVKDGVTPPPSLRNMFKELEDDLSILLMGDNGNLTTWVEQGVFLLNTVLTVEAGKANSHSGHGWETFTDAVIKRLGEREEPIIFVLWGKQAQAKERLIQNNYHVILKAPHPSPLSSYRGFFGSKPYSTINAQLEQWGQSPINWEI; encoded by the coding sequence TTGGAACTTAATTTAGATAAAAATTGGCAAACAGTATTAGCTGAGGAGTTATCACAAAGTTATTTTAAGGACTTGTGGCAATTTGTTGAAACCTCTTATGAAACACAAACTGTTTATCCACCAAAAACAGAAATTTTTAGTGCGTTTAACTTGGTACCATTTGATAAAGTGCGCGTCGTGATTTTAGGGCAGGATCCTTATCACGGTGAAAATCAAGCTCATGGGTTGAGTTTTTCAGTTAAAGATGGCGTGACACCGCCACCTTCATTAAGAAATATGTTTAAAGAATTAGAAGATGATTTATCGATATTATTAATGGGGGATAATGGGAATTTAACTACTTGGGTTGAACAAGGCGTGTTCTTGTTAAATACAGTGTTAACGGTTGAAGCAGGCAAAGCCAATTCGCATAGTGGCCATGGTTGGGAAACATTTACTGATGCCGTGATTAAGCGTCTAGGCGAACGTGAAGAGCCTATCATTTTTGTGTTATGGGGTAAACAAGCGCAAGCGAAAGAGCGTTTGATTCAAAACAACTATCATGTCATTTTAAAAGCACCACATCCGAGTCCGTTATCTTCGTACCGTGGATTTTTTGGCTCAAAACCTTATTCAACCATCAATGCCCAATTGGAGCAGTGGGGGCAATCCCCCATAAATTGGGAAATATAG
- the pta gene encoding phosphate acetyltransferase produces the protein MDILINLTAKVKGKDVKIVFPEATDVRVLGAAIRLKNDEVVEPVLVGSPEEINAVAAEKGWDASKLTIIDPTNYYKFEEMVAAFVERRNGKATEDQARTTLLDPNYFGTMLVYMGVTDGMVSGAIHSTGDTVRPALQIIKTKPGVSRTSGAFLMIRGEEKYVFSDCAININPDSQALAEIAVESARTAEMFDIDPRVAMLSFSTKGSAASEEVTKVAEATKIAQELAPQYQIDGELQFDAAFVESVGAQKAPGSAVAGKATVFVFPEIQSGNIGYKIAQRFGGFEAVGPILQGLNKPISDLSRGCNEEDVYKLAIITAAQYLMDK, from the coding sequence TTGGATATTTTAATTAATTTAACAGCAAAAGTTAAAGGTAAAGATGTAAAAATCGTTTTTCCAGAAGCAACAGATGTACGTGTTTTAGGTGCAGCTATTCGTTTAAAAAATGATGAGGTAGTAGAGCCTGTTTTAGTTGGTTCTCCTGAAGAAATCAATGCAGTTGCAGCTGAAAAAGGTTGGGATGCATCTAAATTAACTATTATTGACCCAACAAACTACTACAAATTTGAAGAAATGGTGGCTGCTTTTGTTGAACGTCGTAACGGTAAAGCAACTGAAGATCAAGCACGCACAACGTTATTAGATCCTAACTATTTCGGAACAATGTTAGTTTACATGGGTGTGACTGATGGAATGGTAAGTGGTGCGATTCACTCAACAGGTGATACAGTACGTCCTGCTTTACAAATCATCAAAACAAAACCAGGCGTTAGCCGTACAAGTGGTGCTTTCTTAATGATTCGTGGCGAAGAAAAATATGTCTTCTCTGACTGCGCTATCAACATTAACCCTGATTCACAAGCATTAGCTGAAATCGCGGTTGAAAGTGCTCGTACAGCTGAAATGTTCGACATTGACCCACGCGTTGCTATGTTAAGCTTCTCAACTAAAGGTTCAGCAGCCTCAGAAGAAGTAACAAAAGTTGCTGAAGCGACTAAAATTGCGCAAGAATTAGCACCTCAATACCAAATTGATGGTGAATTACAATTTGATGCTGCGTTTGTAGAATCAGTTGGTGCTCAAAAAGCACCTGGATCAGCAGTTGCGGGTAAAGCAACAGTCTTTGTATTCCCAGAAATTCAATCAGGTAACATTGGTTACAAAATTGCTCAACGCTTCGGTGGTTTTGAAGCAGTAGGACCAATCTTACAAGGTTTAAACAAACCTATCTCTGATTTATCTCGTGGCTGTAACGAAGAAGATGTTTACAAATTAGCTATCATCACAGCTGCTCAATATTTAATGGATAAATAA